Genomic segment of Syntrophorhabdaceae bacterium:
GGGGCCACGTACAACCCCGCACGGGGAGAAGCCCTTAGAAGGGTGAGGATAAGTCCGGACATCGATACGGTGCTCAAGGATTTCGGCAGCGGCCGGCGGCCCTTGATCATCGGTACGTCCTCTCGGAAAAGGGAGGCAAAAACGATGTCCTCCGGTGACTTCCACGATCTCGTCACGAAAGGGCAGCAGCCGGCCCTTGTGCTTTTCGGCACGGGCTGGGGCCTGGCGGAGGAAGTTGTGGATCTTTGCGATAGAATGCTTGAACCCATCAGCGGCGCGGGCGACTACAATCACCTTTCCCTTCGCGTCGCACTGGGTATTATTCTGGATAGAATTTTTAGTGAAAGAGGAGGGCACCATGAATGAGATGATCGATATGCTTGAAAAAGAAAATATGAGGCTCGATCTTCCCGAGGTCGGGATAGGCGATAACGTAAAGGTTTATACGAGGATCTTTGAAGGAGAGAAGGAAAGGATCCAGATATTCGAAGGCGTGGTTATCCGCAGGAGGGGTGGAAACACGAGGGCCTCGTTCACGGTTCGGAAAGTCTCCTACGGCGTTGGCGTTGAAAAGACCTTTCCCATGCATTCGCCCCTTATCGACAGGATTGTAAGGGTGAGCAAGAGCAAGATCAGAAGATCAAAGCTGTACTACCTGCGCAATCTTAGAGGAAAAGCGGCGAAGCTTAAAGAAAAAAGGGATTAGCAGAAGAACGATGATCTGCCGGCTGACAGGTCTCGTGGGTGGAATAGATGAGGCCGGACGGGGTCCGCTCGCCGGCCCGGTGGTTTCGTCCTGCGTGATCTGGGAAAAAGTGCCGGAAAATAAGAACGGGGTGACCGACTCAAAGCTCCTGACCCAGAAAGAGCGAGTCGGTCTTTTTTCGTGGATAATGGACAACGCGTTGAGTGTCGGGATAGGGATGGCAAGCCGTGAAGAGATCGACGCCATGAACATCCTTAACGCCAGCCTTCTTTCCATGGAGCGTGCTTTGCTGGCAACGGGGATGGATCCCGATGTCGTGCTCGTGGACGGCAACCGGGGGCTCAGGAACTACCCCAGGGCGCGCCCCATTGTTCGCGGAGACAGGAAGTGTTTTTTCATGGCCAGCGCCTCCATCGTGGCCAAGGTTGTCCGTGACAGGGCCATGGATGCATATCACCGTGTCTATCCGAACTACAACTTCAAGGACAACAAGGGGTACCCGACAGCGCAACACAAGGCGGCTATCAGGGAATTCGGTATAACCCCCATCCATCGAACAACCTTCAGGGGGGTAAAGGAATACTGTGATCGATAAGCGGGTGACAGGACAGGAAGGCGAAGACCGTGCCGCGGCCGTCCTGAAAAAGGAAGGCTATCGTATCCTTGCCACGAACTTCAGAAGTCCCTTTGGAGAGATCGATATCATTGCCGAAGAAAGCGGCTGCCTTGTTTTCGTAGAGGTCAAGAGGCGCAGGGGCCGCAGCTTCGGCGTTTCCCTCGAGGCCATAGACGCCCGCAAGAAACTGCACATCATACGTTCCGCCCAGGTTTATCTCAAGAAGAACCGATGCATCGACCGGCGCATTCGCTTCGACGTGGTCGGTATCGACGGCGATACGGTCCGCGTGATACGGCATGCCTTCGGAGAGGAGCAAACACGATGGTGACAGATCGGTGTGCCCGATATTCCATTCAATGCTCATCCATCCTTCGCCGGAATGATGAAAAAGCTTTGCTCAGTTGGGGGCTGTTGTGCTTTGCTTGGGGGAGGCTCCAGTGATTGACGAAAAGATCATGACGCTTCTTGCCGCGGTCAGAGACGGGCGTATTTGCGTCGAGGATGCATACGAGCGATTCAAGGATATGCCCTATGAGGACCTGGAACACACCAAGGTCGATCATCACCGGCTGCTTCGGAAGGGTGTTCAGGAGGTTGTTTTCGGTGAGGGGAAGACGCTCCCCCAGCTTTACGACATCGTGGGTTCCTTCAGGCAGAAGGACCTGGACGTGCTTGTGACACGCATTGATTTCGCAACAGGCGAGGCTCTCACGGAAAGGTTTCCCGAGGGGACATACAACACGGAAGCCCGGTGTTTTTTTGTTCGCAGGGAGCGTCCGGCCGAAGGCAAGGGGATGGTTCTTGTGATATCTGCCGGAACCAGTGATTCGAAGGTGGCGGAAGAGGCCTACGTGGCCTCGACCTTTTTTGGCAATGATACGGAAAAGCTTTGTGATGTCGGTGTGGCGGGCATCCACCGGCTGTTTCAGAACTTGCCGATTCTCAAGAGGGCCCGGGTCATTATCGTGGCGGCGGGCATGGAGGGGGCCCTTCCATCCATTGTGGCCGGCATCGTGGGCGTGCCCGTGATAGCCGTTCCTACGAGCGTCGGATACGGGGCGAGCTTCTCGGGGCTGACGGCGCTTCTCGCGATGCTCAATTCCTGCTCCACAGTAGGCGTCTTTAACATAGACAACGGTTTTGGCGCAGCATACTTTGCCACACTTATTAACCGGTTATGAAGATACTTTACATAGACCCCGTATTCGGGATAAGCGGCGACATGATGATCAGTGCCCTCGTCGATGCCGGTGTCCCCTTTGATGCGCTGAAAGAACTCGTCGGAAAGGTATCGCCCGATGCGCCTTCGATGAAGCCGGTGCGGCTCACGCAAGGTGTCATAAGCGGCATTCACCTTGAGATAGGAGAGTCGGACAGGTATTACACCATATCCGAGATGGAAGAGGTCATAAGCGGCATCGACGCCGACAAAAGGGTGAGAGATGACGCCCTGGGCATGCTGTCCCTCATCGTGTCGGCGGAATCCAGGATACACGGTGTTTCCCGCGATGAGCTTCACCTCCACGAACTATCACATATCGATACGATCATAGATCTTCTGTGCGTTGCATATGGTGTCAGGTTTCTCGGGCCGGATAAGGTTTTCTGCGGGCCCGTGCCCTGCGGCAGCGGCACCATCACCACTTCCCATGGCCCGATACCCAACCCGCCACCGGTGACATTGGGAATTCTTGGGGGCCGCCGTCTCGTCTTTTACGGAGAGACCCTCGAGTTGACCACCCCGACGGGGGCCGCTATCGTTGCCTATTACGCGGAGCCGCGGGGCAGCGCCCCCGCCTTCAGGACTATCCGAGAGGGGTATGGTGTCGGGACATACGAGTCTTCGCGGCCCGATGTCCTCAGGATCTTTGTTGGCGAAACGGATGAACCTGTCTATGACCAGGAGGTCGAGGTCATCGAGGCGGACCTTGACGACATGGAAATGGAATACATGGGCGCTGTAGCCGAAAGGCTCCGCGAGGCGGGCGCTCTTGACGTCCTCTTTTTTCCTGTCTTCATGAAAAAGGGAAGGATGGGCATGAGGCTCAGTGTCACGGTCGACCGGAGCGGACTGGAGAAGATCATCGATATGATATTCGCCGAAACGACGACGTTCGGCATGCGTTTCCGCACCCACATGAGGCGCGTGTTGAGGCGGGAAGAGGCGAGCGTAGAGACCTCACTGGGGCACGTCCGCATAAAGAAAGGCTTCGATGGTTCCGGCAGCCTCATCAAAACACACATCGAGTTCGACGACGTCAGATCCATCGCCGACGCCAGGGGCATCCCTTACCGCGAAGCGCTCGAAGCGATCAAGAAGGAAATAGAAAACGGGTAATGTAAAATCATTTCTAACCCGGATGTTTTAGAAAAAACCGTATATCCTTTACGCTGTCCTTTTGGATGATTTCCGCTATTCTGGCCTGAATGTCTATCTTCATATACCGTAGTTGAGTAAGCCACATGGGGTCGTCTACCTCGACATAGAGGATGCCCCTGTCGATGCGCACCGGCTGGCAGTGAGAAGCCATCTTCTCACCGGCTATCCTGTCCCACATCGCAAAGAGCTTGATCGACTCGAGGTCGTTGATGCGATACCCTTTCAGGACCTTGGCAAGGGTCTTCTGCAGGGATATGAAGGCCATTTACGTTTCTTCTATGCGGGGGAAGATGGGCGGTATCTTGTCGATAGGACCGATGTCCGAAGGGGTATAGAACCGCATCTCCTCTTCGAGATCGCTTGACTCGATCTGCCCTCCGATGCCCAGGGCCTTCCAGATAAGCTGGGATTTGCGGGGCATGAAGGGATAAAGCAGGACCGCCGCGATCCGTATGCCGTTCCAGAGATTGAACATGACCGTCTTGACGCGGACGTCGTTTTCCTTCGCCAGTTTCCACGGCGCCTCGGAGTCTATGTACTTGTTGAGGATGGATATGATCTCGAATACACTGTGGAGGGCCTTGTGGAAGGCGAAGGCCTCCATTTCCTTTTGATACTCCGCTATGAGTCTCATTGCCGCGGCTTCGACGTGATCGTCCATGCCGGCTTTCCGCTCCGGTCTCTCTATCGTTCCCTTGAGGAATTTGCCGATCATCGTTACGGTGCGGCTCGTCAGGTTGCCAAAATCGTTTGCCAGATCGCCGTTGATGCGGTGAACGATGGCATGTTTCGAAAAATCGCCGTCGAGTCCGAAGGGGACTTCGCGGAAGAGAAAGAAGCGGAATTCATCGACGCCGTAGGCATTGACAACTTCATGAGGATCCACGACGTTGCCCAGGGACTTGGACATCTTCTGGCCCTCTATGGTCCACCATCCGTGAGCGAAGATGTGTCTTGGGGGTTCAAGGCCGTAGGACATGAGGAAACTGGGCCAGTAGACGGCGTGGAACCGGAGGATATCCTTGCCGATGAGGTGGGCATCACATGGCCAGAAGGATTTGAATGCCTCTTCGTCTTCAAGAAAGCCGACGCCCGTGAGATAATTGGTCAGCGCGTCGAACCAGACGTAGACGATATGATGGTCGTGTGAGGGAACCTTTATTCCCCAGTTGAAGCTTGTCCTGCTCACCGAGAGGTCGCGCAGGCCGCCCTTTACGAAGCTGGCCACCTCGTTATAGCGTACCTCGGGCATCACGAAATCGCGATGCTGTTCCATGTGGTCGAGCAGGGGCTGGGTGTATTTTGACAGACGAAAGAAATAGCTCTCTTCCTTGAGCTTCTCCGGTTTGCGCAGGCAGTCCGGGCAAAGGCCGTCCTTGAGCTGCATCTCCGTGTAATACCCCTCGCAGGGAACGCAATACCAGTCTTCGTATTCGCCCAGATAGATGTCGTCTTTTTCCCGGACCTTCTCGAAGATGTGCTGAACCACCTTTTTGTGGCGCTCTTCCGTTGTTCTTATGAACCCCGTATTGGATATGTTGAGGACCTCCCAGAGGTCGGTGAAACGGTTGACCATGGAGTCGGCGTGTTCCTGCGGGTGGATGCCCGAGAGGGCTGCGGCTTTTTCCACTTTCTGCCCGTGCTCATCCGTTCCGGTCAAAAAGAAGACACGGTAGCCGCGGAGTCTCTTGTAGCGGGCCATGATGTCCGCCGCTATTGTCGTGTATGCATGTCCGATGTGAGGGACGTCGTTGATGTAATAGATGGGTGTCGTTATGTAGTATTTCTTATCCATGATGGGATCTCCGAAGCCTCAAGCTCTTCTCGTCAGGTCATTGGTCGTTATCTTCTTGTTTGGTTATTGGGATCTGGTCATTGGTCGTTATCTTCCTGGTTGGGTTATTGGAATTTGGTGATTGGTTATTGTTCTTCCTTTGACCATTGTTCTTCTTCGGCCCGCGGTGGTCGCCCGGGCCGGACTGCCTGTCCCTTGCCTGACCCCTGGAATTGTCATGTTTCGGCTTGTTTTGTTCCGGTGGGCTTAACTGCCTCTCTCTTGACTGTCCCCTGTCGTTGTCGTTCTTCGGCTTGCTCCTGTCGGCGGGGCTTGTCGCCGGCTGATTGCCCTTCGGCTGTTCCGCTATGGAGACATCCTTGAGGGCCAGCGCTATCTCCTTGCCCTCATCGAGTTGAACGGAAAGGGTTGCGTTGAGGGCGTTGTGCTTCACGACCTTGCCATCACCCTGGGGCGTGGTGACGCGCTTACCTATTCTGGGAAAGTTCTTTTTCAAAGAGAGGTATGTCTCGTACTCATAGGCGAGGCAGCACATGAGCCTTCCGCAGATGCCGGATATCTTTGAGGGGTTGAGCGCAAGGCCCTGTTCCTTCACCATCTTGATGGACACGATGGAGAAATTATTCAGGAACCTCCTGCAACATACGGTATTGCCGCAATTCCCCAGGCCGCCGACTATCTTCGCCTCGTCTCGTACGCCGACCTGCCTTAGCTCGATCCTTATCTTGAATTCCTTCGCCAGTTCCTTGACGAGTTCCCGGAAATCAACCCTGTTCTCGGAGATGAAATAGAAAAGAAGTTTTGTGCCGCCAAAGAGATACTCCGTGGAAAGAAGCTTCATGGGGAGGGCCATTTCGTCGATCTTCCTCTTGCAGAAGTCGAATGCGTACATTTCCTTTTCCTTCAACAGGAAGTGGTCCTCAACTTCCTGCTCTGTGGCCTTCCTGCCGATCTTGGCCAGATCCTCCCTGGCCGTGTCTACGGGCTCGGATATGACGGTGCCGAGGCAGGTTCCCTTGTCAAGTTCACTGATGACATAGTCGCCGATCTTTATATCGTCGACGGCCTCCAGTTCAACGACTCCGGTCAGCCTGTCGATATTGACGTAACAACTTTTCATTGCCTATTCCCTCGCAACGTGAATGAGAAGATTTTCGAACATCAGCCAGCGGTTAACATTATACCTCATTACGCGAACAGTTTCCTGTATTCTTTTCAGCGAGTCTTCTATCCATACGAGGTCGCCATGGGTCTCGTCGAGGATTTCCCCCAGGTCGGTGTTCGTGATGAAGGACATCTCGCCGGTGACCTTTCTTACGAAGAGGTCCCTGAAGAAGGAAAGGAGGAACGTCAGGTACATGGAACTGCTTCTATCTGTCGTGGATGCCTTTTCTGCCAGCGATGAAGTGAGAACAAAACCTTTCATTCTCCCCGAGAGCGCCTCTGCCATCCTGACCCTGAGAGAGAAGTTGCCCTCGTCGAGCCAGAACAGACCGTTGCCGATGCTGCCGAAAGAGATGGAGGCCAGAAGTCGCGCCCGGTCGGGGTCGATGTGGGCCCGGTCAGAAAAGTAGAGTTCGAGCTGTCCCCGGGAGAGCGGCGAAAAGGCGACACGGGTGCACCGCGAGCGGATCGTCAGGGGAATCTCGCGCTCCGAGGAGGTGATGATGAAGAAGTGGTTGTAGGGCGGGGGTTCCTCCAGTGTTTTCAGAAGGGCGTTCGCCGCCTCCGTGGTCATCGTTTCCGCGTTATCGATGACAATGATCCGTCTGTCCTGCTCAAAGGGGCGTTCCGAGACCTCCTTTGTGATCATCCGGGAGTCGTCTATGCCTATGGAACCTTCATTCTGGATAAGGACAAGATCGGGGTGGACTCCCCGGTCGAGTTTCATGCAGGGGCGGCATTTTCCACAGCCCGTTCCGGCCTGGCAGAAAAGGCGCCCGGCAAACTCCATGGCCGTTCTTCTCTTGCCGATCCCTTCCTGGCCGCAGAACAGAAAGGCGTGGGGGATATTCCCGCTCTCTATAAGAGAGTTCAGAAAACGCTTTTGCCTCTCGTGGCCGATGATGTCTTCAAACGCCATAGCTCTTCAGGACGTTGTTTGTCTTCTCTCTGACGATCTCGTGGATTGCCTCCACCTTGAGCGAGCCGTCGACGACAAAAAACCTTTTGGGATCTTCCTTGGCGAGTTTCTCGTAAGCCTTTTTCACTCTCTGATGGAAGGAGATGTCCTCCTCCTCTATTCTGTCCATTAGGGATGCCGCGGCCTTGCGTTTGAGCCCCCTTTCGGCGGTCACGTTCATGAGGATCGTAAGATTGGGACGTATGCCTTTCGTTACGAGCCTGTTGAGGGTCTCGATCACCCCCAGGTCGATCTTCCGGCCGTATCCCTGGTAAGCGTACGTCGCATCGATGAACCTGTCACAGAGGATAACCTTGCCGTCCTGGAGCGCCGGGAGGATGACCTCCTCGACATGCTGTGCCCTCATGGCCATGAAAACGAGAAGCTCCGACAGAGGATCGACATCCATGTTGTTCTTTAAAAGGACCTCCCGCAAGGCCTCGCCGAAGCCGGTACCGCCGGGCTCACGCGTCTTGACCACGGAATGGCCCTCCCCGGAGAGGTAATCGCTCAGGAGTTCGATCTGTGTTGTCTTGCCGCTTCCCTCGATGCCTTCAAAGGTGATTAACATGGGCCTCCTATTTTTGTGCGCGCTCGATGTATTGGCCCGTTCTTGTATCGACTTTGACCTTATCGCCCTCCTCGACAAAGAGGGGGACCTGCACGGTGTAGCCAGTTTCGAGGATGGCGGGTTTTGTGGCATTCTGGGCGGTATCGCCCTTGATGCCTGGTTCCGTCTGGGTAATGGTGAGAATGACGAAGTTCTGGATGTCGACGCCTATCGTCCTGCCTTTGTAGAAGAGGACCGTTATGACCATGCTTTCCTTGAGATAGTTCTTTGTGTCTCCGAGATTGTCCTCTTCAATGAAGATCTGATCGTATGTAGCCTCATCCATGAAATGGTAGTTGACACCTTCCTTGTAGAGGAACTGCATCTGTTTCTCTTCCACATCGGGGACTTCCGCCTTGTCGCCTGACC
This window contains:
- a CDS encoding YraN family protein encodes the protein MIDKRVTGQEGEDRAAAVLKKEGYRILATNFRSPFGEIDIIAEESGCLVFVEVKRRRGRSFGVSLEAIDARKKLHIIRSAQVYLKKNRCIDRRIRFDVVGIDGDTVRVIRHAFGEEQTRW
- a CDS encoding ribonuclease HII, with product MICRLTGLVGGIDEAGRGPLAGPVVSSCVIWEKVPENKNGVTDSKLLTQKERVGLFSWIMDNALSVGIGMASREEIDAMNILNASLLSMERALLATGMDPDVVLVDGNRGLRNYPRARPIVRGDRKCFFMASASIVAKVVRDRAMDAYHRVYPNYNFKDNKGYPTAQHKAAIREFGITPIHRTTFRGVKEYCDR
- a CDS encoding DUF721 domain-containing protein produces the protein MAFISLQKTLAKVLKGYRINDLESIKLFAMWDRIAGEKMASHCQPVRIDRGILYVEVDDPMWLTQLRYMKIDIQARIAEIIQKDSVKDIRFFLKHPG
- the efp gene encoding elongation factor P, producing the protein MIVDTTEFRKGLRILQDDEPFTIVEFQHVKPGKGGAFVRTRMKSLITGNVLDKTFRSGDKAEVPDVEEKQMQFLYKEGVNYHFMDEATYDQIFIEEDNLGDTKNYLKESMVITVLFYKGRTIGVDIQNFVILTITQTEPGIKGDTAQNATKPAILETGYTVQVPLFVEEGDKVKVDTRTGQYIERAQK
- the tmk gene encoding dTMP kinase; this translates as MLITFEGIEGSGKTTQIELLSDYLSGEGHSVVKTREPGGTGFGEALREVLLKNNMDVDPLSELLVFMAMRAQHVEEVILPALQDGKVILCDRFIDATYAYQGYGRKIDLGVIETLNRLVTKGIRPNLTILMNVTAERGLKRKAAASLMDRIEEEDISFHQRVKKAYEKLAKEDPKRFFVVDGSLKVEAIHEIVREKTNNVLKSYGV
- the ricT gene encoding regulatory iron-sulfur-containing complex subunit RicT, translating into MKSCYVNIDRLTGVVELEAVDDIKIGDYVISELDKGTCLGTVISEPVDTAREDLAKIGRKATEQEVEDHFLLKEKEMYAFDFCKRKIDEMALPMKLLSTEYLFGGTKLLFYFISENRVDFRELVKELAKEFKIRIELRQVGVRDEAKIVGGLGNCGNTVCCRRFLNNFSIVSIKMVKEQGLALNPSKISGICGRLMCCLAYEYETYLSLKKNFPRIGKRVTTPQGDGKVVKHNALNATLSVQLDEGKEIALALKDVSIAEQPKGNQPATSPADRSKPKNDNDRGQSRERQLSPPEQNKPKHDNSRGQARDRQSGPGDHRGPKKNNGQRKNNNQSPNSNNPTRKITTNDQIPITKQEDNDQ
- a CDS encoding RNA methyltransferase, whose amino-acid sequence is MGVIHYPVYDKRGDVVATSLTNLEIHDMARTCMTFGIDLCYIVSPLARQREIAERLVHHWVDGYGATYNPARGEALRRVRISPDIDTVLKDFGSGRRPLIIGTSSRKREAKTMSSGDFHDLVTKGQQPALVLFGTGWGLAEEVVDLCDRMLEPISGAGDYNHLSLRVALGIILDRIFSERGGHHE
- the larB gene encoding nickel pincer cofactor biosynthesis protein LarB, with product MIDEKIMTLLAAVRDGRICVEDAYERFKDMPYEDLEHTKVDHHRLLRKGVQEVVFGEGKTLPQLYDIVGSFRQKDLDVLVTRIDFATGEALTERFPEGTYNTEARCFFVRRERPAEGKGMVLVISAGTSDSKVAEEAYVASTFFGNDTEKLCDVGVAGIHRLFQNLPILKRARVIIVAAGMEGALPSIVAGIVGVPVIAVPTSVGYGASFSGLTALLAMLNSCSTVGVFNIDNGFGAAYFATLINRL
- the metG gene encoding methionine--tRNA ligase, which translates into the protein MDKKYYITTPIYYINDVPHIGHAYTTIAADIMARYKRLRGYRVFFLTGTDEHGQKVEKAAALSGIHPQEHADSMVNRFTDLWEVLNISNTGFIRTTEERHKKVVQHIFEKVREKDDIYLGEYEDWYCVPCEGYYTEMQLKDGLCPDCLRKPEKLKEESYFFRLSKYTQPLLDHMEQHRDFVMPEVRYNEVASFVKGGLRDLSVSRTSFNWGIKVPSHDHHIVYVWFDALTNYLTGVGFLEDEEAFKSFWPCDAHLIGKDILRFHAVYWPSFLMSYGLEPPRHIFAHGWWTIEGQKMSKSLGNVVDPHEVVNAYGVDEFRFFLFREVPFGLDGDFSKHAIVHRINGDLANDFGNLTSRTVTMIGKFLKGTIERPERKAGMDDHVEAAAMRLIAEYQKEMEAFAFHKALHSVFEIISILNKYIDSEAPWKLAKENDVRVKTVMFNLWNGIRIAAVLLYPFMPRKSQLIWKALGIGGQIESSDLEEEMRFYTPSDIGPIDKIPPIFPRIEET
- a CDS encoding DNA polymerase III subunit, with the translated sequence MAFEDIIGHERQKRFLNSLIESGNIPHAFLFCGQEGIGKRRTAMEFAGRLFCQAGTGCGKCRPCMKLDRGVHPDLVLIQNEGSIGIDDSRMITKEVSERPFEQDRRIIVIDNAETMTTEAANALLKTLEEPPPYNHFFIITSSEREIPLTIRSRCTRVAFSPLSRGQLELYFSDRAHIDPDRARLLASISFGSIGNGLFWLDEGNFSLRVRMAEALSGRMKGFVLTSSLAEKASTTDRSSSMYLTFLLSFFRDLFVRKVTGEMSFITNTDLGEILDETHGDLVWIEDSLKRIQETVRVMRYNVNRWLMFENLLIHVARE
- the larC gene encoding nickel pincer cofactor biosynthesis protein LarC: MKILYIDPVFGISGDMMISALVDAGVPFDALKELVGKVSPDAPSMKPVRLTQGVISGIHLEIGESDRYYTISEMEEVISGIDADKRVRDDALGMLSLIVSAESRIHGVSRDELHLHELSHIDTIIDLLCVAYGVRFLGPDKVFCGPVPCGSGTITTSHGPIPNPPPVTLGILGGRRLVFYGETLELTTPTGAAIVAYYAEPRGSAPAFRTIREGYGVGTYESSRPDVLRIFVGETDEPVYDQEVEVIEADLDDMEMEYMGAVAERLREAGALDVLFFPVFMKKGRMGMRLSVTVDRSGLEKIIDMIFAETTTFGMRFRTHMRRVLRREEASVETSLGHVRIKKGFDGSGSLIKTHIEFDDVRSIADARGIPYREALEAIKKEIENG
- the rplS gene encoding 50S ribosomal protein L19, coding for MNEMIDMLEKENMRLDLPEVGIGDNVKVYTRIFEGEKERIQIFEGVVIRRRGGNTRASFTVRKVSYGVGVEKTFPMHSPLIDRIVRVSKSKIRRSKLYYLRNLRGKAAKLKEKRD